The Thermoflavifilum sp. genome contains a region encoding:
- a CDS encoding ribosome maturation factor, with product MQWYLVQMEGDKWLSPSFLAGSIMKTVEEIKQVIEQLLEQELRLHPDCFLVDLSVSPDQDVRVFIDSDRGVSIDQLAQINRALGRAMHENHIFPDDDFSLEVSSPGVDSPLKLYRQYPKNIGRSVVVTLKDHQLREGVLQEVHPDFIVLDVKKSKKEHQILKIPFTDIQFTRVQIRF from the coding sequence TTGCAATGGTATTTAGTACAGATGGAAGGGGACAAGTGGTTGTCCCCTTCTTTTTTAGCCGGTAGCATCATGAAGACGGTAGAAGAAATCAAGCAGGTCATTGAACAATTGCTTGAGCAGGAATTGCGACTGCATCCCGATTGTTTTCTGGTAGATTTGTCGGTAAGCCCGGATCAGGACGTACGGGTGTTTATTGACAGTGACCGGGGTGTATCTATTGACCAGCTGGCGCAAATCAATCGCGCACTGGGCAGGGCCATGCACGAAAACCATATTTTTCCTGACGATGATTTTTCACTGGAGGTATCTTCGCCAGGAGTGGATTCACCCCTGAAATTATACCGCCAGTACCCGAAAAATATCGGTCGTTCAGTAGTTGTAACGTTGAAAGATCACCAGCTTCGGGAAGGCGTGTTGCAGGAAGTGCATCCCGATTTTATTGTGCTGGATGTGAAAAAAAGCAAAAAAGAGCATCAAATATTGAAAATTCCATTTACGGATATTCAATTCACACGCGTACAAATTCGTTTTTAA
- the nusA gene encoding transcription termination factor NusA, whose translation MASINLIESFTEFKEAENIDRPTLMKVLEDVFKTLLRKKYGTDENFDVIVNTEKGDLEIIRRRLIVEDGQVTDENTQIAYSDAIKIEPDYEVGEELYEEVDIQDFGRRAILAAKQTLAARISDLKKNVLLKKYAERIGEIVTVEVYQVWKKEVLLLDDEGNELILPKSEQIPSDYFKKGETVRAVVKKVEMKNNTPLIILSRTHPSFLAKLLEIEVPEIFDGLIVIRKIVREPGERAKVAVESYDDRIDPVGACVGMKGSRIHGIVRELRNENIDIINYTNNIQLFIQRALTPAKVSRMEIDTENKRASVYLKPDQVSLAIGKRGVNIRLACELTGYNIDVYRDSDGTEEYDIDLDEFADEIDEWIIDELKRIGCDTALSVLDLSVEELVRRTDLEEETIKEVRRIIEEEFKKDEAE comes from the coding sequence ATGGCAAGCATCAATTTAATTGAATCTTTTACAGAATTCAAAGAGGCGGAAAATATTGATCGCCCTACCTTGATGAAGGTGCTGGAAGATGTGTTCAAAACCTTGCTTCGCAAAAAATATGGCACCGATGAAAATTTTGATGTCATCGTCAATACCGAAAAAGGTGATCTGGAAATCATCCGCAGGAGATTGATTGTAGAAGATGGGCAGGTTACCGATGAAAACACCCAGATCGCCTATTCGGATGCCATCAAAATTGAGCCCGATTATGAAGTGGGTGAAGAATTATATGAAGAAGTAGATATTCAAGACTTTGGCCGGAGGGCCATTCTGGCGGCCAAACAAACCCTTGCCGCCCGCATCAGCGATCTGAAGAAAAATGTGTTGTTGAAAAAATATGCAGAACGCATCGGGGAAATTGTAACGGTGGAAGTATATCAGGTATGGAAAAAAGAAGTGCTGTTACTGGATGATGAGGGTAATGAACTGATTTTACCGAAATCCGAACAAATTCCTTCAGATTATTTCAAAAAAGGAGAAACGGTCCGTGCCGTAGTGAAAAAGGTGGAGATGAAAAACAATACACCGCTCATCATCCTTTCCCGCACCCATCCTTCGTTCCTGGCTAAACTGCTGGAAATCGAAGTACCTGAAATTTTCGATGGCTTAATTGTCATTCGCAAAATTGTACGTGAGCCCGGTGAAAGAGCTAAAGTAGCCGTGGAATCGTACGACGATCGCATCGATCCGGTGGGCGCCTGTGTGGGCATGAAGGGAAGTCGCATCCATGGCATCGTGCGTGAACTCAGAAATGAAAATATCGATATCATCAACTATACCAACAATATTCAGCTCTTTATCCAGCGTGCACTCACGCCTGCTAAGGTTTCCAGGATGGAAATAGATACGGAAAACAAACGCGCATCTGTGTATTTGAAGCCCGATCAGGTTTCGCTTGCAATTGGAAAAAGAGGTGTAAACATCAGACTGGCCTGCGAACTCACGGGATATAACATTGATGTGTACCGCGATAGCGATGGTACGGAAGAATATGATATTGACCTGGATGAATTTGCAGATGAAATCGATGAGTGGATTATCGATGAACTCAAACGCATCGGATGCGATACGGCGCTCAGCGTGCTCGACCTGTCTGTAGAAGAACTTGTGCGGCGTACCGATCTGGAAGAAGAAACGATTAAAGAGGTACGGCGTATTATTGAAGAGGAATTTAAAAAAGACGAAGCCGAATAA
- the dnaN gene encoding DNA polymerase III subunit beta → MKFIVSAHTLLKHLQLIYGVVGTNASLPVLEDFYLQISKDGRLTAAATDLETSLKIQIPVEANQSGEICIPAKVLVDILKNLPDQPLTFHVHPDNGVVEIISDNGRYKIMGEKAENFPREPRPDAVEQSFSISGETLLTAVQKGLFAISTNDMRPAMTGMLFELDAHGATFVATDSHRLVKYVKKGLVSEGSSGLAEGKPVSFIVPKKPLNLLKGLFEEESVLQASLSKSHLFLQTDAIEIACRLIDARFPDYRVVIPVDSPYHLVISRSDLQQALRRISVFANKATNQVIFTLQGSTLELSAQDIDYSFEGSERLNCQYEGEDMRISFNARFLLEMLAVIDADEVRFDLSTPSRAAILRPMAQSEDEDLLMLIMPLMITEPVA, encoded by the coding sequence ATGAAGTTTATCGTTTCAGCACATACGCTGTTAAAACACCTGCAGCTGATTTACGGAGTGGTGGGCACCAATGCCTCTCTTCCTGTACTGGAAGACTTTTACCTGCAAATTTCTAAAGATGGGCGTCTCACAGCAGCCGCTACGGATCTGGAAACATCTTTGAAAATCCAGATTCCCGTTGAAGCGAACCAATCAGGTGAAATATGTATTCCGGCCAAGGTTTTGGTGGACATTCTCAAGAATTTACCTGATCAACCCCTAACCTTTCATGTACATCCCGACAATGGGGTAGTGGAAATCATTTCTGATAATGGCCGATATAAAATCATGGGTGAAAAGGCTGAAAATTTTCCGCGCGAACCCCGGCCCGATGCGGTTGAACAAAGCTTTTCCATTTCAGGAGAAACGCTACTTACAGCCGTACAAAAAGGATTGTTTGCCATCAGTACCAATGATATGCGGCCGGCCATGACAGGAATGTTGTTTGAGCTGGATGCGCATGGAGCCACATTTGTCGCCACAGATTCTCACCGTCTGGTTAAATACGTGAAGAAAGGGTTGGTTTCGGAAGGCTCTTCAGGATTGGCCGAGGGTAAGCCCGTCAGCTTCATCGTTCCTAAAAAGCCCCTGAATCTATTAAAAGGATTATTTGAAGAAGAATCCGTGCTTCAGGCATCCCTGAGCAAGAGTCATTTGTTCCTGCAGACTGACGCTATTGAAATCGCCTGTCGATTGATCGATGCCCGGTTCCCCGACTACCGGGTAGTGATTCCGGTAGACAGTCCCTATCATCTCGTAATCTCTCGTTCGGACCTGCAACAGGCCCTGCGGCGGATCAGCGTTTTTGCTAACAAAGCCACCAATCAGGTGATTTTTACCCTTCAGGGAAGCACGCTTGAACTCTCGGCCCAGGACATTGATTATTCATTTGAAGGAAGTGAACGCCTGAATTGCCAGTATGAAGGGGAAGACATGCGCATTTCGTTCAATGCACGTTTTCTACTGGAAATGCTGGCTGTAATCGATGCCGATGAAGTGCGTTTTGATTTATCCACACCCTCGCGGGCAGCTATTCTACGCCCGATGGCTCAATCCGAAGATGAAGACCTGCTGATGCTTATTATGCCGCTGATGATTACGGAGCCGGTGGCTTAA
- a CDS encoding papain-like cysteine protease family protein: MKHKWMFKSLGFLVIVYLSGCCKPELIGSVPNMLRPQQTNNWCWAATTQMLAQHFGISINQCDLANHRFGRTDCCTGDCPKTDSCNRPGWPELDYVGLSFKESNTALSWEDLQRQIYCSKKPMGYAYGTPGVVGHVLVIKGYVTVGNTHYLVLNDPWSPCNGSERLITYAEYADPAGTATHWDTFYDLAKK; the protein is encoded by the coding sequence ATGAAACACAAATGGATGTTCAAAAGCCTGGGATTCTTGGTGATCGTGTATTTAAGTGGCTGCTGCAAGCCCGAACTGATTGGCAGTGTGCCCAATATGCTACGCCCGCAACAAACCAATAACTGGTGCTGGGCGGCTACCACCCAGATGCTGGCCCAGCATTTCGGCATCTCCATTAACCAATGTGATCTGGCCAACCATCGTTTCGGACGGACCGACTGTTGCACGGGCGATTGTCCGAAAACCGATTCCTGTAACCGACCGGGATGGCCCGAGCTCGATTATGTAGGCCTGAGTTTCAAAGAAAGCAATACGGCCCTGAGCTGGGAAGACCTGCAACGACAGATCTATTGCAGCAAGAAGCCCATGGGATATGCCTATGGCACACCCGGTGTGGTGGGCCATGTACTGGTCATCAAAGGATATGTCACCGTAGGCAATACCCATTATCTGGTGTTGAATGATCCCTGGTCGCCCTGCAATGGCAGCGAACGACTCATCACATATGCGGAATATGCGGATCCTGCCGGAACGGCCACGCATTGGGATACTTTTTATGATTTAGCCAAGAAATAA
- the typA gene encoding translational GTPase TypA yields the protein MEIRNVAIIAHVDHGKTTLVDNMIYQTHLLRENQEMGSLILDQNDLERERGITIFSKNISIFYKGVKINIIDTPGHADFGGEVERVLRMADGVLLLVDAFEGPMPQTRFVLQKALQLQLKPIVVINKVDKPNCRPEEVHEAVFELFFQLDASEEQLEFPTFYGSGKQGWFNQTLEPSADISPLLDGILTYIPAPQVSHGPLQLQITSLDYSSFLGRIAIGKVQRGQLRVNQPVCLIAADGSFRQARIKELYVFEGLGKQSVETVEAGDIAAIVGLEDFAIGDTVADIQYPEALPPLEVEQPTMHMLFSINNSPFFGRDGKYVTSRHLRERLMKETEKNLALRVEETASPDSFLVYGRGVMHLGVLIETMRREGYELTVGQPQVHVKHIGGQRCEPYEELVVDVPVEYASKVIDLVTRRKGTLAAMHTKGHIQHLEFEIPSRGLIGLRTQLLTATSGEAVMAHRFLAYKPWKGPIPSRINGVLVAKETGTVTAYALDKLQDRGIFFVEPGEEVYGGMIVGENNKPGDLVVNTNEGKKLTNMRASGSDAAAQIVPKRRMSLEECMEYIQHDECIEITPSHIRMRKLILDAEQRKKQQKIMSASE from the coding sequence ATGGAGATTCGCAATGTTGCCATCATCGCTCATGTCGATCACGGGAAAACCACGCTGGTAGATAACATGATTTACCAGACCCATTTGCTTCGTGAAAATCAGGAAATGGGCAGTTTGATTTTAGACCAGAATGATCTGGAGCGGGAGAGAGGCATCACTATTTTTTCTAAAAACATCAGCATTTTTTACAAAGGCGTAAAAATCAATATTATTGATACGCCCGGGCATGCCGATTTTGGAGGGGAGGTAGAGCGGGTATTGCGGATGGCCGATGGGGTGTTGTTGCTGGTCGATGCTTTTGAAGGTCCCATGCCGCAGACCCGTTTTGTGTTGCAAAAAGCGCTTCAATTGCAATTGAAACCCATTGTGGTCATTAACAAGGTCGATAAACCGAATTGCAGGCCCGAGGAGGTACATGAGGCCGTTTTTGAGCTATTTTTCCAGCTGGATGCTTCGGAAGAGCAACTGGAATTTCCCACGTTCTATGGGTCGGGAAAGCAGGGCTGGTTCAACCAAACGCTGGAGCCCAGCGCCGATATTAGCCCCCTGCTGGATGGCATCCTCACCTATATACCTGCACCGCAGGTAAGCCATGGTCCTTTGCAGTTGCAGATCACTTCGCTGGATTATTCTTCTTTTCTGGGAAGGATTGCGATTGGCAAGGTACAGCGCGGGCAGTTGCGTGTCAATCAGCCTGTGTGTCTGATCGCTGCAGATGGTAGTTTCCGACAGGCAAGAATAAAAGAGCTTTACGTGTTTGAAGGATTGGGTAAACAATCTGTTGAAACTGTAGAGGCCGGCGATATTGCGGCTATAGTAGGATTGGAAGATTTTGCCATCGGTGATACCGTAGCCGACATCCAGTATCCAGAAGCATTACCGCCACTGGAGGTAGAGCAACCCACCATGCACATGCTGTTCAGCATCAATAATTCACCTTTTTTTGGGAGAGATGGCAAATATGTGACCTCCCGGCATCTGCGAGAAAGGTTGATGAAAGAAACCGAAAAAAACCTGGCGCTTCGTGTGGAAGAAACCGCCAGTCCTGATAGCTTTCTGGTATATGGTCGGGGGGTGATGCATCTGGGAGTGTTGATTGAAACCATGCGTCGCGAAGGATATGAACTCACTGTGGGACAGCCGCAGGTGCATGTTAAGCATATCGGCGGTCAGCGTTGTGAGCCTTACGAAGAGCTGGTGGTCGATGTGCCGGTCGAATATGCCAGCAAGGTCATTGACCTGGTTACCCGTCGAAAAGGAACGCTTGCTGCCATGCATACCAAAGGGCATATCCAGCATCTGGAATTTGAAATCCCATCCCGCGGCCTCATCGGGTTGCGTACCCAGCTGTTAACAGCCACATCGGGCGAGGCTGTTATGGCCCATCGTTTTCTGGCGTATAAACCCTGGAAGGGTCCCATTCCTTCCCGTATCAACGGTGTATTGGTGGCCAAGGAAACCGGAACCGTCACGGCTTATGCGCTGGATAAATTGCAAGACAGGGGCATATTTTTCGTAGAGCCCGGTGAAGAAGTTTATGGGGGTATGATTGTCGGAGAAAACAATAAGCCCGGCGATCTGGTGGTGAATACCAATGAAGGAAAAAAATTAACCAATATGCGCGCCAGTGGCAGCGATGCTGCTGCGCAGATTGTACCCAAACGTCGGATGTCACTGGAAGAATGCATGGAATATATCCAGCACGACGAATGCATTGAAATTACCCCTTCTCATATCCGCATGCGCAAACTGATTCTGGATGCTGAACAACGCAAGAAACAGCAAAAAATCATGAGTGCTTCCGAATGA
- the infB gene encoding translation initiation factor IF-2: MPEKTNTPRLLAAAKEFNIGRETLIEFLTSKGFDMSDMSANSRLTEEMYLALQEEFQQDKVNKKKSEQIDLPRGIASDILPKKETLETPAPETPTKITAEKPEAEEEILSAEAPRLEGPKIVGKIDPEILSPTPKSKKSTRSSGKKTKEPAAPQPASEPVAEVQASAEPEPETPTLPSEPEKSPEPVIENIEAERLTGPKIIGKIDLPVEPERKEKDSRSTTHPKEKRKRKRIPVEKKVEENIREREEKSKKDRRDHRYRDRKHHAPEKEIIDEKEIQEKIKDTLAKLSATSHSKTAKSKYRRAKREEQSQQSAETSESKVLQVTEFVSVSELANLMDVSYADVISKCMSLGLMVSINQRLDAEVIELVANEFGYEVEFIGLDEQEAEEEEEEIVDDEKDLVPRPPIVTIMGHVDHGKTSLLDYIRNTNVIAGEAGGITQHIGAYEVSLPNGKKITFLDTPGHEAFTAMRARGATVGDIAVIVIAADDAVMPQTREAISHAQAAGLPMIFAINKIDKEGANPDKIKEQLAAMNLLVEDWGGKYQSQEISAKQGLHVDLLLEKILLEAELLDLKANPKRPAIGTVIEASLDKGRGYVATLLVQNGTLHPGDVIVAGAHYGRVKAMFNERGQRIQAAGPSTPVQVLGLDGAPQAGEKFKVYTDESEAKEIATRRAQILREQGMRARKHITLDEIGRRLALGTFKELNLIIKGDVDGSVEALSDALQKLSTEEIVVNVVHKAVGQITESDVLLASASDAIIVGFQVRPSMQAARLAEKENIEIRTYSVIYDAIEEIKSAMEGMLEPKIEEKVTCRVEVKQTFKFEKNTVAGCVVLEGKLTRNTRVHLIREGIVIYTGELGSLKRFKDDVKEVPAGMECGLTIKNYNDIKVGDMLEGFEEVSIKRKL; this comes from the coding sequence ATGCCAGAAAAAACCAATACGCCCAGATTATTGGCAGCCGCCAAAGAATTCAATATTGGAAGAGAAACCCTTATCGAATTCCTGACCTCGAAGGGATTCGATATGTCCGACATGTCGGCCAATTCCCGGCTGACGGAAGAGATGTATCTGGCTTTGCAGGAAGAATTTCAACAGGATAAGGTCAACAAGAAAAAAAGCGAACAAATCGATCTCCCCCGTGGTATTGCTTCCGATATTTTACCTAAAAAAGAAACCCTGGAAACACCCGCGCCCGAAACACCGACCAAGATTACAGCTGAAAAGCCTGAGGCAGAAGAGGAAATACTGAGTGCTGAAGCGCCCAGACTGGAAGGGCCTAAAATTGTGGGGAAAATTGATCCGGAAATCCTTTCTCCAACACCTAAATCCAAAAAATCAACCAGATCTTCTGGTAAAAAAACCAAAGAACCCGCAGCCCCTCAACCGGCCTCCGAGCCTGTGGCCGAAGTACAGGCTTCTGCAGAACCTGAGCCAGAAACGCCCACGCTGCCTTCCGAACCCGAAAAATCACCTGAGCCGGTAATTGAAAATATTGAAGCCGAGCGGTTGACCGGTCCCAAGATTATTGGCAAAATCGATCTCCCCGTTGAACCCGAACGCAAAGAAAAAGACAGTCGTTCAACCACGCATCCAAAAGAAAAACGGAAAAGAAAAAGAATTCCCGTCGAGAAGAAAGTGGAAGAAAATATTCGCGAACGGGAAGAGAAGTCTAAAAAAGACCGAAGAGATCATCGTTACAGGGATCGTAAGCATCATGCGCCAGAGAAGGAAATCATCGATGAGAAGGAAATTCAGGAAAAAATTAAAGATACGCTGGCCAAGCTGAGTGCCACCTCGCACAGCAAAACCGCCAAATCCAAATACCGCCGTGCTAAACGGGAAGAACAAAGCCAGCAATCTGCGGAAACTTCTGAAAGCAAGGTATTGCAGGTAACCGAATTCGTATCGGTGAGCGAGCTGGCCAACCTGATGGATGTAAGCTACGCAGATGTCATCAGCAAATGTATGAGCCTGGGCTTGATGGTGTCCATCAATCAGCGCCTCGATGCCGAAGTCATTGAACTGGTCGCCAACGAATTTGGATATGAAGTGGAATTCATCGGGCTCGACGAGCAGGAGGCCGAAGAGGAAGAAGAAGAAATCGTGGACGATGAAAAAGACCTGGTACCTCGTCCGCCTATTGTCACCATCATGGGACATGTGGATCACGGAAAAACTTCATTGCTCGACTATATACGCAATACCAATGTGATTGCGGGCGAGGCCGGCGGTATCACCCAGCATATCGGGGCCTATGAAGTGAGCCTGCCTAACGGCAAAAAAATCACTTTTCTGGATACGCCCGGCCACGAGGCATTCACGGCCATGCGCGCACGAGGTGCCACAGTGGGAGATATCGCCGTGATTGTCATAGCGGCCGATGATGCCGTGATGCCGCAGACCCGCGAAGCCATCTCCCACGCTCAGGCTGCTGGCCTGCCCATGATATTCGCTATCAATAAAATCGATAAAGAAGGCGCCAATCCAGATAAAATCAAAGAACAATTAGCCGCGATGAATTTGCTGGTGGAAGACTGGGGTGGCAAATACCAGAGCCAGGAAATCTCCGCCAAGCAGGGGCTGCATGTAGATTTATTGCTTGAAAAAATACTTCTGGAAGCCGAACTGCTCGATTTGAAAGCCAATCCCAAACGCCCGGCCATCGGAACAGTCATTGAGGCCTCGCTCGATAAGGGGCGAGGCTATGTGGCCACGTTGCTGGTTCAGAATGGCACCCTGCATCCCGGCGATGTGATTGTGGCCGGCGCACATTATGGACGGGTAAAAGCCATGTTTAATGAACGGGGACAGCGTATTCAAGCTGCGGGCCCCTCTACACCGGTGCAGGTACTCGGGCTGGATGGAGCTCCACAGGCCGGTGAAAAGTTTAAAGTATATACCGACGAAAGCGAAGCCAAAGAAATTGCTACCCGACGGGCTCAAATCCTGCGCGAACAGGGTATGCGCGCCCGCAAGCATATTACACTCGATGAAATTGGCCGGAGGCTTGCGCTCGGCACCTTCAAAGAACTGAATTTGATTATTAAAGGCGATGTAGATGGTTCTGTAGAAGCCCTCAGCGATGCTTTGCAAAAGCTTTCAACTGAAGAAATCGTCGTAAACGTGGTACATAAGGCCGTAGGGCAGATTACGGAATCGGATGTATTGCTGGCCAGCGCTTCTGATGCTATCATTGTAGGCTTCCAGGTACGACCATCCATGCAGGCCGCCCGCCTGGCCGAAAAAGAAAATATTGAAATCCGTACTTATTCGGTGATTTACGATGCTATTGAAGAAATCAAAAGCGCCATGGAGGGCATGCTTGAGCCCAAGATCGAAGAAAAAGTTACCTGTCGGGTAGAGGTCAAACAAACGTTTAAATT